The Armatimonadota bacterium genomic interval AAGTAGTAGACGCAAAAGCGTCATTCCATTAACATGCAGGGTGCGCCCAAGTTCCATTTCTTCTGTGTTTCCGTATTTTCCGTTCTTCCATGATTGAACCTTTGGCTGCTTATGAATATGAGATATCCTTGCATGAGTTTTCTTGACTTTGAGCAGCAGGTTCTGTAACATTAGAGTTGTAATGCATTATGATCGATCCATCCGGAGGATTATCCATACATGAGTATATACAAACTGAGAACTGAGTTCGGCCAGCACCTCAAGTGGGTCATGCTTGGGATAGCCATTATCTTTATTGTAGGTGCAATCTTTACATTCGGAGCCATGCCCGGCAGCAAAGGCGGCAACCGTGTTCAGGGCGGCAACGATGTAGTCGCCGTAGTCAACGGCAAAGAAATACAGCGGTCCGACTTTGAGAATGCCTGGGAAGCCACAAGTGAACAGGCAAAGGAGAGGGGAATTCGCTCTGCTCTTCAACTTGCCGATTACAGGGCGGCGGTATTCGCCCAGATGGTCCAGGGCCGCTTGATACTCAGCGAAGCCGAAAAGATGGGTGTCGATATCAGCGACCGCAAAGTCAATGATGAGGTCGACAAAGAAGTTGTCAAGGCGCTCATGCAGAACCGTGAGTCGATTATGGGCAGCGACCTGTCCGATGATGAGCGCACTCTTGATCCAAGAGATGATTCGAAATTCAAGAGAGAACTATCCAGTATCGGTCAATCCATTGGTGTTATGGAAGATGCGATCCGCGAAAAAATTCCAGCCGATGATATCCGCGCCAAGTTGGCATATGAAGGTATACAGAACAAGATCGAAAAGAGTCTCAAGCCCGTTTCGGAGCAGGATGTCACGGACAGCTACAATGTCTACAAAATACGGCAGATATCCTTCCTGAAGGGTATGATGCCGGAAGACCAGCTAAAGACGCGCATCAACAAGATCATGACCGAGATCAGAGGCGGAGCAGACTTTGCAAAGATAGCGAAGGAGAACTCACAGGGTTCGTTGATGAACAGCAGTTCTGCGACGGAATACTCGTTCGATACTCGCTGGTCACTGCCTGCCCAGGTCCGAGATGCTATCGCCAAGTTAGAGCCGGGTGGGGTCTCTTCGCCCATCAAGACGGACTACGGCACGTTTATTGTCAAACTGGAGAGCGTGACGCCCAAACTCCCTGCAAAGATGGACAAAAAGACTAATGCCGACAGACGCAAGCAGATTGCCGATGATCGCAAAATGGCAGGTCTGATGACTTTCCAGACACAGATGCAGAAGGACGAGAATGTCAAGGTCAGTGATCCCGAGCTGCGCGCATACTGGTTGATAGTAAAATCACGCACGGCTTTTACGGATCCCACAAAGAGCATGAAGATGTCTGCGGACGCTATCAACGCTTTGAAGAAAGCGCGTGCCAATCGGCTCGACAATCAGATGATCAATGCCAAGCTTGCCCAGCTTCTCTATGAGAACGGCAAGGTCAAAGAAGGCTTGGATATACTCTACCCGTTGGTCGAGGGCGCAAACGATACGATTGATACTCCTGACCTGCGAATTCTTCTGGGTGATATGCTGATGGCTCAGGCCGCGAAAGACAAGCCCGAGCAGAAGGCTGCAACGACCGCAAAAGCTCTGGAGCAGTATAAGACCGCAAGTGATGTGGCGCACAACGATAGAGCGTCTCACGAGCAGTTGGTAACCAAGTTCCAGCAGCTCAAGCATCCTGAGCTTGTCGCCGCTGAGCAGAAGTGGCTTGCCGATTATGATAAGCGAGCCAAGGCAATGCAGGCCGAACAGCGCAGAAGCGCACCCAAGCCGTCCGAGAATGGGAGTAAAAAATAGGAAACCGGCTTTAGGAAACAAATAATAGTGGCTGATGGTGCAATGATAGAAGTATCAGCGTGTTATCAGCCACTTTTTGTTACCTGTTGCCTGTTGCCTGTTACCAGATATGCCCGGTAAACTCTACATAGTCGCTACACCAATTGGCAATCTCGAGGATATCTCCTTCAGGGCGCTGCGCACGCTCAAGGAAGCAGATGTCATCGCCGCCGAGGATACGCGCGTCACAAAGAAGCTCCTGAGCCATTTTGATATCCATACATCTCTGATCTCATATCACCAGCACAGCAAGGCCGAAAAGTCCGAGCAAATACTTGAGATGCTCCTGGACGGCAAGAATGTCGCGCTGGTCTCCGACGCAGGGACCCCCGGTATATCGGATCCCGGACATGAGCTTATCGCGCTTTGCATAGGCGAAGGAGTGTCTGTAGAATCTATTCCCGGGCCGACTGCTGTCATTACGGCGCTGGTCGTATCAGGCCTGCCGACAGCTCACTTCGCATTCGACGGCTTTCCGCCGCGCAAATCCAGCGAGCGCAAAGCGTTTTTCCAGAGTCTTAAGCACGAGATGCGCACAATATGTCTCTATGAGTCTCCTCTAAGACTTATAAAGACACTTGAGTCGGTCCGCGATGAACTCGGCGACAGGCAAATTGCAATCGTGCGCGAGGCTACCAAGATGTTTGAGGAGACCTATCGCGGAACAGTCAGTGGGGCAATCGAATACTTCACCGAGCGCAAGCCGCGCGGAGAGTTTGTAATTGTCATCAGCGGTGCATCTGTCCCGGCAGCCGAGGAAGAACCGCGCGTCAGCCTCGCGAGCCGGCTTGCTCAGTTGATGGAGTCAGGCGAGTCGGAGCGTGATGCTGTGAGGCGGGCCATGATCGAGTTCAAACTGCCCAAGCGCCAGGTCTATGCTGCTGCGCTGCAGCTTAAAGCGAGTCGGGGGGGGCAAGCCTGACATCGAAGATCACCGGCTGTTTTTCTGCCTTTGTGGTCTTATTGTGCTTATTTGCAACCGGTACCGGAGCTTTTAATATCTGATCATCCACCTGCGTCACGTCCGCTGCAGCTACAACAGGCGCTCCTCCGCTTATCACGGTACCCGGGAAATAGTGAGCAAGTATTTGCGCATAAGTGTAGTTGTGGGGCGCTGATGCAAGGCCTATTGTGCCCCTCTGGCATAGCCCAACACCATGGCCTGAGCCCTTGCCCTTAAATACGACTTTCCCATTTCCATCCGACTCGATAGTGAACATTGCGCTCTTAAACCCTAGCGCCGCGCGGATCTTTTCAATCTTAACTGTTGTGCTCCCTGCCGTGCCGGTTACTTGCGCTTCCAGCGGCCTGCCTGTTGACCCAGTCTTTGAGATGACTATGTTCTGCAGACCGTCGGCTTCTTTGACTCCCGCCGCCACGAGCTTTTCGCCCAGTTTTTGGAGAGTGTATGGCTGCTCCCAGGTGATACGTGCTATATCGTCCGGGTCGACAGTGCCGCACAGATACGGGAAGTTAGAGTTTGGATGTGTCTCGGAGTAGTTTACAGTTGCCCCGCCGCAGTCTGTTGAATACATAACCTCAGCGACCTTGCCGTCATAGGTCAGCGCCATGCCTTTCGTATCGATCACAGCCTGGCTGCACCTGGCTCTCTCCGAATTAGCTCCGTTGTATGTCTGACAGTGGGTGCTGTCGCAAACATCAAACCCTTGAGAGGAGTGCTTGCGTTTGTTGCCTAGAGCATATGTCCTCGCGGTGATTGCCTGTGCCCGCAGGGCTTCTGTGGGGCTGGAATCGCCCATCTCCGCAGGCATAACTCCTAGCAGATAATCCTCAACGTTTACAATGTTTACGATACTCAGCTTCCCATTGTTAATGCTCACCTCGATGGAACCGCGATATTTCATCTCTTTTGATGCCGGGCTATCGAGTATAAGCAGTCCGTCCGGTTTATCGCAAGATAAGCTGATCGGGGAAGCCGATATTACTGAATCGCTGTTATCCGGCCTTACGCTGACGGTTGAGTCCGATATCTGTATTGCGACACTGCTCGCAGTCTTGTTTCCATCGCTGCTTATTATAATTGCGCCCGATGATGAACTGACTGTAAGCGAAGCGCAGTTACTGAAGCGCGTCAGACCTACTCGGAGCGTATCAGATGTTTCACCGAACGCGCGAGCAGACAGGATGATGCCGAACGCGATGAATGTAAACAAGAACTTCCTGTGCAAAATCATCTCCAGTGTTTCTGCGTATCAATATGCCAGTACGGCAACGCCCAATATATAAGACGGTGTATTATTCCCGTTCTATTCCTTAACCTTGATCACTTCAATATCGCTCAATTTCTTGTATGTGTGGCCGATACTGTCCGTGTATGTGTCGCTGGTTGAGAAATCCATTACATCGCCATAGGCGCTCATCCAGCCGATTATCTTTGCCGGCACTCCCGCGACTATCGCATAGCTTGGCACATCTTTAGTGACAACTGCTCCGGCGGCCACAAATGCGCATTCATTCAGTGTGATTCCACACCGGATCGTAGCATTTGCGCCGATGCTTGCACCGCGCTTTACCAGTGTCTTGTGATAGTGCTCGCTTGTGGCTCTGGGATATTCCGAACGCGGAGTTATCACATTTGTAAAGACCATGCTCGGTCCGCAGAATACGTAATCTTCGAGGATAACCCCCTCGTACAGCGAGACATTATTTTGAATTTTGCACTTCTTACCCACTTTGACACCGGGCGATACACACACATTTTGCCCTAGAATACAACCCTCTCCGATTTCGGAGCCGGACATAATATGACTGAAATGCCATATCTTCGTGCCTTTGCCTATCTTTGCGCCCTCATCGACATATGCCGATTCGTGTACGAAATAATCACTCATGAACAATATATCTCCTGTTCTGTTTTTAACATTGGGTTTCGGTCAGAATTCGGGCAATCTTTTCGGATGCGTTGCCATCGCCGTAAGGATGTTCGTCTCTGCCGACAACACCGATCATTGAGCGCAAAGCCTCTGCAATATGCTCGGCGCCCGTTGGCGGGCAGAGACTGTTCCAGCCCATCTCTACCAATTCAACCCATTCAGTCTCATCTCGCAAGGTTACGCATGGAATCCTTTGGAAGAACGCTTCTTTCTGCACGCCACCGGAATCGGTGGCAATGAGGGCAGCGCTCTTTTCCAGCTTGATCATATCCAGATAGCCGACCGGTTCGATCAGCTTCAAATTCCTTTTCGCAGTTTCCAGAAGACTGCAGCGTTTCAAAGCTTCTCGAGTCCTCGGATGGAGCGGCAGCACTACCGGAATTTCCTTTGCCAGCTTGCTCAGTCCGCCTATAATAGCATTGATTCGGTTCAGTTCGTCTGTGTTTTCGGCGCGGTGCACTGTCGAAAGTACGAATTTTCCCGATTCCAATCCCAAAGCATTCAAAATCTTGCTTTCGCGGTCAGCTTTGCTTCCGTGGAGTAGCACAGCGTCATACATGACATCGCCTACCAAGTGCACTCGCCTGGCAGGTATACCTTCATTGGCTAGATTTTTGGCTGCGTCCTGTGTCGGGGCGAAAAGGATGTCGGATACCGAATCAGCGACAATTCTGTTGATTTCTTCCGGCATTCGTCTGTTGAAAGACCTCAGCCCTGATTCTACATGTGCAATTGGTATGTGAAGCTTTACGGCGGCAAGTGCGCCGGCAAGTGTCGAGTTGGTGTCGCCGTAGACCAAGACCCAATCGGGATTGTGCTCCAAGATGATCCTTTCCACTCCAATAAGCATTTTGGCCGTCATTTCGGCGTGTGAACCCGAGCCTATTTCCATGTTTATGTCCGGCTCTTTTATTCCCAGTTCGTCAAAAAACACTTGAGACATTCTATGATCATAATGCTGACCTGTATGGATGAGAATTTCGTTATGACCTGCTGTCTTGATTGTTCGACTTACGGGGCTGACTTTTATGAATTGGGGCCTTGCGCCGACTATGGTACATATTTTCATAGTGTTGAGTTATTTCAAAGACTGCTCCATTCCTTCAACGGCAACTCCCTATTTTGAGGCGGATGCATCTGCGCACCTCATCGTTATGATATAATAACTGCAAGACTGGAGAACCCGGCAATGCGGATTTTCAAGAAAGGATGATGTATGGCTAATACCAAGCAAGCTTTACTTGATAAGATTAAAAACAGAACTGCGCTTGTTGGTGTCGCGGGTCTTGGCTACGTTGGGCTGCCGTTCGCTGTCGAAAAAGCCAAGATGGGCTTTAGAGTCATCGGCGTCGATCGCAATCCAAAGCGTGTGGATATGGTCAATCGCGGCGAGAATTTCATATCCGATGTCAAAGATGAAGAGCTCAAAGAACTGGTCGGCAAGGGGCTGATCTCCGCTGTGGGTGGTTATGATGAAGCAGGCGACTTGGATGTCCTTGTAATAGCCGTTCCGACACCTCTGACAAAGAATCTTTCCCCCGACCTTCAGTATGTAGAGAATGTCACGAAGCTTTTCGCGGATCACATCCGCCCCGGTCAGCTCATCAGCCTTGAGTCTACAACATACCCCGGAACAACCGAAGAGGTGATTCAGCCGGTGCTCGAGTCCGGCGGTCTCAAGGCCGACAAGGATTTCTTCCTTGCGCATTCACCCGAGCGCGTGGACCCGGGCAACAAACGCTACACTACCAAAAACACAAACAAGGTGGTCGGCGGTGTCGGACCTGATTCGCTGGAAGTTGCTATTGCGTTCTATTCGTCAACAATCGAGCATGTCGTTCCCGTTTCGAGCGCCAAGGCAGCCGAGCTTGTAAAGGTATACGAAAACACTTTTCGCGCAGTCAATATTGCGCTTGTAAACGAGCTGGCTTTGTTGTGCGATCGTATGGGGCTGAGTGTGTGGGAGGTCTTGGATGCCGCATTTACAAAGCCTTTCGGAATCATGCCTTTTTATCCGGGCCCGGGCGTAGGTGGTCACTGTATACCTCTTGATCCCCATTATCTGGAATGGAAAGCAAAAGAGCTTAATTTTAATACGCAGTTCATAAGGCTGGCCGGTGAGACAAACCGTCACATGCCCGAGTTTGTGTGTGAGAAGACCTGGCGCGTGCTCAACGAACTCGGAATTGCGCCGTCAAGGTCAAAGTTATTGGTGCTGGGAGTAACATACAAAAAGGACCTGAATGACTGCAGAGAATCGCCGTCACTTGAAATACTGGAGATGCTGGTAAAAGACGGCGCTACAATAAAGTATCACGATCCGTTCGTTTCCGATTTCAAGTTCAATTCGATAGAGATGAAAAGTGAGCCATTGACCGTAAAGCTGCTTGGCGAGCAGGATATGGTTTTGATTCTGACCGATCACTCCAATGTGGATTATGATTTTGTCGTAGCTAACTCCAAGAAAGTCTTTGATACGCGCAACGCTACGCGAATGATTACAAAACACAGGGAAAGGATCACTTTATTATGAAAGCCGCAATTATTGGGGCCGGGATGTGGGGCAAAAACATTGTTCGCACGCTGAACGCGATGGATGCGCTGGACAGTGTCACGGAGCTTGATCCAGGTCTGCGAAGTGGCCTTGTCGAGGCATATCCCGGCATTACCGTATATGATAATATCGATCCGGTAATGAAAAGCGGCGTTTCGGCGGTGTGCATTGCGGTGCCGGCTCCGTGGCATTATGATATTGCGAAAGAAGCGCTTGAGTCAGGTAAGAATGTTTTCGTGGAGAAGCCGATGACGCTTTCGGCAAAGGATAGCGAAGACCTTGTGCGCATTGCCCGCGAGCGTGATAAAATTCTTATGGTCGGGCACCTGCTGCTCTATCAGCCCGCTGTTCAGTGGATAAAACAGGCAATTACCTCGTCAACGATAGGCGAGCACAAGAGCATACATCAGCATCGTCTGGGCCTTGGCCGCGCACGCGACGTCGAAAACGTGCTCTGGAGCCTCGGCGTGCACTATGTGGCCGTCGCTTTGTTCCTGATTGGTAATAAGCCGGAGACTATCGAAGCTCAGGGGCAGAGAGTGCTTCAGCCGACTATCGAGGACGACGTCCATGTTCATATGACATTTCCAGGGGGTGTGCAGAATTATCTTCACTGTTCCTGGCTCTGGCCGATCAAGGACCGCGGTATGGTGCTGATCGGTTCAAAAGGAATGTTGGTCTATAATGAGCTGGAACAGAACGTGACTTTGCATCGCAAGACAGTCGGCTCAGACCTCAAGAATATCGATAACGGGTCAGAACTGGTCTATGAAGGAAGCGGGCAGCCGCTCACGCTGGAGTTGACCCATTTTCTGGAGTGCTGCACGCAGCGTAAGACACCAATTTCAAACGGTGAAAGCGGTGTGGAGGTAATTAAAGTATTGCAGGCGGCAGCAGAAAAGTTTAACCAGGTTGACTGAAGCGCAAAATTGGAGAACTGATACAAAATGGCAAACAAGATACCTCTTCTGGATATGTCTCCGGAAATCGAGTCAATATGGGACGAAATCATGCCCGCAATTCAGGATGTTCTGAAAAAAGGGCAATTCATAATGGGACCGAACGTCAAAGAATTCGAGGCAGAGATGGCGGCCTATCTTGGCGTGAAGCATGCAATTGCGTGTAACTCCGGCACTGATGCGTTGGTAATGGGCGTTCGAGCGCTGGGTGTCGGCAATGGCGACGAAGTCATCACGACGCCGTTCACGTTTTTTGCGACAGCCGAAGCCATAAGCCATGCAGGAGCAACTCCGGTTTTTGTTGATATCGATCCGGTGACGTTCAACATCGATGTCTCGCAGATCGAGTCCAAGATCACTCCTAAAACAAAGGCCATCATTCCGGTGCATCTCTACGGTCATGCGGTCGATATGGACCCGGTGCTTGAAATTGCTGCAAGGCGTGGGCTCAAAGTCTTGGAAGATTGCGCTCAGGCTTTCGGCAGCGAGTATAAGGGCAGAAAAGCAGCTTCGATAGGCGACGGCGGCGCTCTGTCATTCTTCCCGTCGAAAACAATGGGGGCCTGCGGCGACGGCGGTATGTTTACGACCAACAACGATGATGTTGCGGCCAAAGTCCGCATGCTCAGAGCCCATGGAGCGGCGAAAAAGTATTACAACGAGGTTATCGGATACAATTCCAGGCTTGATGAGATTCAAGCTGCGATCCTTCGCATAAAGCTGCGCCATATCGACGAGTGGAATGCGGGTCGCAGAGCTGTAGCCTCTCGCTACAATGAAATGTTCAAGGATGTTCCCGGAGTGATTACTCCTGCCGAGGCCGGTTATACCAAGCACGTCTACCATCAGTATACGGTCCGCGTCACAGACGGCAAGCGCGATGAAATACAAAAAAAGATGGGCGAAAATGGCGTGGGATCATTCGTGTACTATCCGGTGCCGGTCAACAGACTGCCGGTATATAGCGATTTGGGCATTGCCGTGCTGCCAAACTCAGACCTCTGCTCGACCGAGGTCCTGAGCTTGCCGATTTGGCCCAAAATGCCTCATGAAACCCAGAAGATAGTGGCGGAGCAGTTCAAGGCAGCTTTTAAAAAGTGATGTAGACGGTTCAGCAAGTCAAGTCTATTGTGAATGTGATTTCTTGACCTTCCACTTGTTCGCCGGTATAATAGTGAAGTAGTTATTATATGTAAGGCCCCTGCTCGAGTGCCAGGGGCTTTGCGGCATGTACCGGGGGTATAGTGTGCGAGTATTAGTGACCGGCGCTTGCGGGATGCTGGGCCGCCTGGTGTGCGAGGGGCTCAAAAAAGAAAACCATGACGTCATACCGACTGATGTCCTCGAAGGCTGCGAGATGCTGGATATATCGGATACCAGCGCGGTGTTCGAAGTTATAAATCGCCTGCGGCCGGAGATGGTGATCCACTGTGCGGCCATGACCGATGTAGACGGCTGCGAGCGCGAACCAGACAAGGCGTTTAAGATCAATGCTGTGGGCACATGGAACCTCGCGTGCGCGTGTGCTTCCATAGGCTGCGCAATCGCGTATGTCTGCACGGATTACGTTTTTGACGGTGAGAAGGGCGAAGCCTATACTGAGT includes:
- a CDS encoding Gfo/Idh/MocA family oxidoreductase produces the protein MKAAIIGAGMWGKNIVRTLNAMDALDSVTELDPGLRSGLVEAYPGITVYDNIDPVMKSGVSAVCIAVPAPWHYDIAKEALESGKNVFVEKPMTLSAKDSEDLVRIARERDKILMVGHLLLYQPAVQWIKQAITSSTIGEHKSIHQHRLGLGRARDVENVLWSLGVHYVAVALFLIGNKPETIEAQGQRVLQPTIEDDVHVHMTFPGGVQNYLHCSWLWPIKDRGMVLIGSKGMLVYNELEQNVTLHRKTVGSDLKNIDNGSELVYEGSGQPLTLELTHFLECCTQRKTPISNGESGVEVIKVLQAAAEKFNQVD
- a CDS encoding SpoIID/LytB domain-containing protein encodes the protein MHRKFLFTFIAFGIILSARAFGETSDTLRVGLTRFSNCASLTVSSSSGAIIISSDGNKTASSVAIQISDSTVSVRPDNSDSVISASPISLSCDKPDGLLILDSPASKEMKYRGSIEVSINNGKLSIVNIVNVEDYLLGVMPAEMGDSSPTEALRAQAITARTYALGNKRKHSSQGFDVCDSTHCQTYNGANSERARCSQAVIDTKGMALTYDGKVAEVMYSTDCGGATVNYSETHPNSNFPYLCGTVDPDDIARITWEQPYTLQKLGEKLVAAGVKEADGLQNIVISKTGSTGRPLEAQVTGTAGSTTVKIEKIRAALGFKSAMFTIESDGNGKVVFKGKGSGHGVGLCQRGTIGLASAPHNYTYAQILAHYFPGTVISGGAPVVAAADVTQVDDQILKAPVPVANKHNKTTKAEKQPVIFDVRLAPPDSL
- a CDS encoding DegT/DnrJ/EryC1/StrS family aminotransferase; its protein translation is MANKIPLLDMSPEIESIWDEIMPAIQDVLKKGQFIMGPNVKEFEAEMAAYLGVKHAIACNSGTDALVMGVRALGVGNGDEVITTPFTFFATAEAISHAGATPVFVDIDPVTFNIDVSQIESKITPKTKAIIPVHLYGHAVDMDPVLEIAARRGLKVLEDCAQAFGSEYKGRKAASIGDGGALSFFPSKTMGACGDGGMFTTNNDDVAAKVRMLRAHGAAKKYYNEVIGYNSRLDEIQAAILRIKLRHIDEWNAGRRAVASRYNEMFKDVPGVITPAEAGYTKHVYHQYTVRVTDGKRDEIQKKMGENGVGSFVYYPVPVNRLPVYSDLGIAVLPNSDLCSTEVLSLPIWPKMPHETQKIVAEQFKAAFKK
- the rsmI gene encoding 16S rRNA (cytidine(1402)-2'-O)-methyltransferase — its product is MPGKLYIVATPIGNLEDISFRALRTLKEADVIAAEDTRVTKKLLSHFDIHTSLISYHQHSKAEKSEQILEMLLDGKNVALVSDAGTPGISDPGHELIALCIGEGVSVESIPGPTAVITALVVSGLPTAHFAFDGFPPRKSSERKAFFQSLKHEMRTICLYESPLRLIKTLESVRDELGDRQIAIVREATKMFEETYRGTVSGAIEYFTERKPRGEFVIVISGASVPAAEEEPRVSLASRLAQLMESGESERDAVRRAMIEFKLPKRQVYAAALQLKASRGGQA
- a CDS encoding nucleotide sugar dehydrogenase, whose amino-acid sequence is MANTKQALLDKIKNRTALVGVAGLGYVGLPFAVEKAKMGFRVIGVDRNPKRVDMVNRGENFISDVKDEELKELVGKGLISAVGGYDEAGDLDVLVIAVPTPLTKNLSPDLQYVENVTKLFADHIRPGQLISLESTTYPGTTEEVIQPVLESGGLKADKDFFLAHSPERVDPGNKRYTTKNTNKVVGGVGPDSLEVAIAFYSSTIEHVVPVSSAKAAELVKVYENTFRAVNIALVNELALLCDRMGLSVWEVLDAAFTKPFGIMPFYPGPGVGGHCIPLDPHYLEWKAKELNFNTQFIRLAGETNRHMPEFVCEKTWRVLNELGIAPSRSKLLVLGVTYKKDLNDCRESPSLEILEMLVKDGATIKYHDPFVSDFKFNSIEMKSEPLTVKLLGEQDMVLILTDHSNVDYDFVVANSKKVFDTRNATRMITKHRERITLL
- the wecB gene encoding UDP-N-acetylglucosamine 2-epimerase (non-hydrolyzing); this translates as MKICTIVGARPQFIKVSPVSRTIKTAGHNEILIHTGQHYDHRMSQVFFDELGIKEPDINMEIGSGSHAEMTAKMLIGVERIILEHNPDWVLVYGDTNSTLAGALAAVKLHIPIAHVESGLRSFNRRMPEEINRIVADSVSDILFAPTQDAAKNLANEGIPARRVHLVGDVMYDAVLLHGSKADRESKILNALGLESGKFVLSTVHRAENTDELNRINAIIGGLSKLAKEIPVVLPLHPRTREALKRCSLLETAKRNLKLIEPVGYLDMIKLEKSAALIATDSGGVQKEAFFQRIPCVTLRDETEWVELVEMGWNSLCPPTGAEHIAEALRSMIGVVGRDEHPYGDGNASEKIARILTETQC
- a CDS encoding SurA N-terminal domain-containing protein gives rise to the protein MSIYKLRTEFGQHLKWVMLGIAIIFIVGAIFTFGAMPGSKGGNRVQGGNDVVAVVNGKEIQRSDFENAWEATSEQAKERGIRSALQLADYRAAVFAQMVQGRLILSEAEKMGVDISDRKVNDEVDKEVVKALMQNRESIMGSDLSDDERTLDPRDDSKFKRELSSIGQSIGVMEDAIREKIPADDIRAKLAYEGIQNKIEKSLKPVSEQDVTDSYNVYKIRQISFLKGMMPEDQLKTRINKIMTEIRGGADFAKIAKENSQGSLMNSSSATEYSFDTRWSLPAQVRDAIAKLEPGGVSSPIKTDYGTFIVKLESVTPKLPAKMDKKTNADRRKQIADDRKMAGLMTFQTQMQKDENVKVSDPELRAYWLIVKSRTAFTDPTKSMKMSADAINALKKARANRLDNQMINAKLAQLLYENGKVKEGLDILYPLVEGANDTIDTPDLRILLGDMLMAQAAKDKPEQKAATTAKALEQYKTASDVAHNDRASHEQLVTKFQQLKHPELVAAEQKWLADYDKRAKAMQAEQRRSAPKPSENGSKK
- a CDS encoding DapH/DapD/GlmU-related protein, encoding MSDYFVHESAYVDEGAKIGKGTKIWHFSHIMSGSEIGEGCILGQNVCVSPGVKVGKKCKIQNNVSLYEGVILEDYVFCGPSMVFTNVITPRSEYPRATSEHYHKTLVKRGASIGANATIRCGITLNECAFVAAGAVVTKDVPSYAIVAGVPAKIIGWMSAYGDVMDFSTSDTYTDSIGHTYKKLSDIEVIKVKE